A stretch of the Panthera uncia isolate 11264 chromosome D1, Puncia_PCG_1.0, whole genome shotgun sequence genome encodes the following:
- the LOC125916393 gene encoding olfactory receptor 4A47 → MELKNNVTDFVLLGLTQNPKEQKVLFVMFLLFYILTMVGNLLIVLTVSFSKTLDSPMYFFLASLSFMDVIYSSSISPELISNLFFGENTISFHACMTQLFTEHFFGGSEVFLLLVMAYDRYVAICKPLHYLIVMRQWVCVVLLVGSWVGGFMHSVIQVSTIYGLPFCGPNVIDHFFCDMYPLLKLVCTDTRVIGLLVAANGGLICTIVFVLLLISYGVILHSLKNLSLEGRRKALQTCGAHITVVVFFFVPCIFMYVRPAKTFPVDKSVSVFYTVITPMLNPLIYTLRNSEMTNAMKKLWRRNVTYRSK, encoded by the coding sequence ATGGAACTAAAGAACAATGTGACTGACTTTGTCCTCTTGGGCctcacacagaatccaaaggaacAGAAAGTACTTTTTGTTATGTTCTTGCTCTTCTATATTTTGACCATGGTGGGCAACCTGCTCATTGTCTTGACTGTTTCTTTTAGTAAGACCCTGGACTCACCTATGTACTTTTTTCTTGCTAGCTTATCATTTATGGATGTCATTTATTCCTCTTCTATTTCTCCTGAACTGATTTCAAATTTGTTCTTTGGGGAAAATACCATATCCTTCCATGCTTGTATGACCCAGCTATTTACAGAGCACTTTTTTGGTGGATCAGAGGTCTTTCTTCTGCTggtgatggcctatgaccgctatgtggccatctgtaaGCCCTTGCATTATTTGATTGTCATGAGGCAATGGGTGTGTGTTGTGCTGCTGGTAGGGTCCTGGGTTGGGGGTTTTATGCATTCAGTAATTCAAGTTAGCACTATTTATGGGCTCCCATTCTGCGGTCCCAATGTCATTGATCATTTTTTCTGTGACATGTACCCATTACTGAAACTGGTCTGTACTGACACCCGTGTCATTGGCCTGTTAGTGGCGGCCAACGGAGGACTGATCTGCACAATTGTGTTTGTGCTCTTGCTCATCTCTTATGGTGTCATCTTGCACTCTCTAAAGAACCTTAGTCTGGAAGGGAGGCGGAAAGCCCTCCAGACCTGTGGTGCCCACATCACTGTGGTGGTCTTCTTCTTTGTGCCATGTATTTTCATGTACGTGAGACCTGCTAAGACCTTCCCCGTTGACAAATCAGTGAGTGTGTTTTATACAGTCATAACCCCCATGCTGAACCCCCTGATCTACACTCTGAGAAATTCTGAGATGACAAATGCTATGAAGAAACTCTGGAGGAGAAATGTCACATATCGTAGTAAATGA